From the genome of Canis lupus familiaris isolate Mischka breed German Shepherd chromosome 8, alternate assembly UU_Cfam_GSD_1.0, whole genome shotgun sequence, one region includes:
- the SAMD15 gene encoding sterile alpha motif domain-containing protein 15 isoform X1 codes for MAQVPESGSLEGDLENGARERPAPLAMAQDAEADATAQGGPELPVETDREPQPQVEEEDLKVGAPENAHLPLKPAGSSNGETPKESEGGFPSETDLESPQEAESETVREIVGELFKDLEALTDDEEPDLEPRKDAKLDVAEDVLKKSAKETDPQLPEETESEVPGASISETRLELLEETEPEVLEDSLTEQYEETGLEPPEPTKPEFPSEKPRKLIEEADLQPPEMTTLKSPKEAQRKSPEEKRTEPLEETKSEFLEEKSRKSIEEIGLGPSGKTKPEVQVETLKESTVEKVLEPLEETKPSEQKDKQRKSTEETGLAPPQMSKSEETVGESTEEKGLEPKFPKIEPRKSSEETDQMPPQKTKPETQKKTQAEKDLELPDKPKLPLRIESCTEVSKEDMPKPVRFNHSVDKDEPLSEHSDYQTRKFSVSEIRKARRETMFGSLTISEAGSTNTDYELSKGFSELFELTDTGSELYSYLTDSQSDLRDSFSEKVVDLEKQLHKDQETQPKESMQPQFDYLKWSPEKVAEWISELGFPQYKECFTTNFVCGRKLIHVNCSNLPQMGITDFEDMKVISRHTRALLGIEEPLFRRSITLPYRDNIGLFLEQKGHTGVKSDSLTFSEFVQAAGLQDYAPKITTPESNEELYYTEP; via the exons ATGGCTCAAGTCCCGGAGTCGGGCTCGTTGGAAGGAGACCTGGAGAACGGGGCACGGGAACGGCCTGCTCCTCTGGCAATGGCTCAAGATGCCGAAGCCGACGCCACGGCACAGGGAGGCCCCGAGCTGCCTGTAGAGACTGACCGGGAACCCCAGCcacaggtggaggaagaggacCTCAAAGTGGGGGCGCCAGAGAACGCACACCTACCCCTAAAACCAGCCGGCTCGTCCAACGGGGAGACGCCCAAAGAGTCGGAGGGAGGCTTTCCTAGCGAGACTGATCTAGAGAGTCCCCAGGAGGCAGAGTCAGAGACGGTCAGAGAGATCGTAGGAGAGCTTTTCAAGGATTTGGAGGCTCTTACGGATGATGAGGAGCCAGATTTAGAGCCACGGAAGGACGCCAAACTAGATGTTGCAGAGGATGTGCTCAAAAAGTCAGCTAAGGAAACGGATCCGCAGCTACCAGAGGAGACCGAGTCTGAAGTTCCAGGGGCCTCAATCAGTGAGACAAGATTAGAGCTACTAGAAGAGACCGAACCAGAAGTTCTGGAGGATTCACTTACAGAGCAATATGAAGAAACAGGTCTAGAACCTCCGGAGCCAACCAAACCTGAATTTCCAAGCGAGAAACCAAGAAAATTGATTGAAGAGGCAGATCTACAGCCGCCAGAGATGACCACACTGAAGAGTCcaaaggaagcccaaagaaagtCGCCTGAGGAGAAAAGGACAGAGCCTCTTGAAGAGACCAAATCagaatttcttgaagaaaaatcaagaaaatcaatTGAGGAAATAGGTCTAGGGCCATCAGGAAAGACCAAACCAGAAGTTCAGGTGGAGACACTGAAAGAATCAACTGTGGAGAAAGTTTTAGAACCACTAGAGGAAACTAAACCATCAGAGCAAAAAGATAAGCAAAGAAAATCAACGGAGGAGACGGGACTAGCACCACCACAGATGTCCAAATCAGAGGAGACTGTAGGAGAGTCAACAGAGGAGAAAGGTCTAGAGCCAAAGTTTCCAAAGATAGAACCAAGAAAATCAAGTGAGGAAACAGATCAAATGCCACCACAGAAGACCAAACCAGAGACTCAAAagaagacacaagcagagaaagATTTAGAGTTACCAGATAAACCAAAACTACCGCTAAGAATAGAGTCATGTACAGAAGTTTCCAAGGAAGATATGCCAAAACCAGTCAGATTTAACCATTCTGTAGACAAGGATGAGCCCTTGTCAGAACACTCTGACTATCAAACAAGAAAGTTCTCAGTAAGTGAAATCAGGAAAGCTAGAAGAGAAACTATGTTCGGGTCGCTCACAATAAGTGAAGCAGGCTCAACAAATACAGATTATGAGCTTTCTAAAGGTTTTAGCGAACTGTTTGAGCTTACTGATACCGGTAGTGAGTTATACTCTTACCTCACAGACTCTCAGAGCGATTTAAGAGATTCTTTTAGTGAAAAAGTTGTAGACTTGGAGAAACAGCTACACAAAGATCAAGAAACCCAGCCAAAAGAAAGCATGCAGCCACAATTTGACTATCTTAAATGGAGCCCAGAGAAAGTTGCAGAGTGGATTAGTGAGCTAGGCTTCCCTCAATACAAG GAGTGTTTTACTACAAACTTCGTCTGTGGCCGAAAGCTCATTCATGTAAACTGCTCAAACCTCCCTCAGATGGGGATAACAGATTTTGAGGACATGAAG GTAATTTCTCGGCATACGCGGGCACTCCTGGGAATTGAAGAGCCATTGTTCAGACGCTCCATCACCCTGCCCTACAGGGACAATATTGGCTTATTTTTAGAGCAAAAAGGTCATACTGGGGTAAAATCTGATTCCTTGACGTTCTCTGAATTTGTGCAAGCAGCAGGATTACAGGATTATGCTCCAAAAATAACTACCCCTGAATCAAATGAAGAATTGTATTACACTGAACCATAG
- the SAMD15 gene encoding sterile alpha motif domain-containing protein 15 isoform X2 produces the protein MAQVPESGSLEGDLENGARERPAPLAMAQDAEADATAQGGPELPVETDREPQPQVEEEDLKVGAPENAHLPLKPAGSSNGETPKESEGGFPSETDLESPQEAESETVREIVGELFKDLEALTDDEEPDLEPRKDAKLDVAEDVLKKSAKETDPQLPEETESEVPGASISETRLELLEETEPEVLEDSLTEQYEETGLEPPEPTKPEFPSEKPRKLIEEADLQPPEMTTLKSPKEAQRKSPEEKRTEPLEETKSEFLEEKSRKSIEEIGLGPSGKTKPEVQVETLKESTVEKVLEPLEETKPSEQKDKQRKSTEETGLAPPQMSKSEETVGESTEEKGLEPKFPKIEPRKSSEETDQMPPQKTKPETQKKTQAEKDLELPDKPKLPLRIESCTEVSKEDMPKPVRFNHSVDKDEPLSEHSDYQTRKFSVSEIRKARRETMFGSLTISEAGSTNTDYELSKGFSELFELTDTGSELYSYLTDSQSDLRDSFSEKVVDLEKQLHKDQETQPKESMQPQFDYLKWSPEKVAEWISELGFPQYKECFTTNFVCGRKLIHVNCSNLPQMGITDFEDMKILFIYS, from the exons ATGGCTCAAGTCCCGGAGTCGGGCTCGTTGGAAGGAGACCTGGAGAACGGGGCACGGGAACGGCCTGCTCCTCTGGCAATGGCTCAAGATGCCGAAGCCGACGCCACGGCACAGGGAGGCCCCGAGCTGCCTGTAGAGACTGACCGGGAACCCCAGCcacaggtggaggaagaggacCTCAAAGTGGGGGCGCCAGAGAACGCACACCTACCCCTAAAACCAGCCGGCTCGTCCAACGGGGAGACGCCCAAAGAGTCGGAGGGAGGCTTTCCTAGCGAGACTGATCTAGAGAGTCCCCAGGAGGCAGAGTCAGAGACGGTCAGAGAGATCGTAGGAGAGCTTTTCAAGGATTTGGAGGCTCTTACGGATGATGAGGAGCCAGATTTAGAGCCACGGAAGGACGCCAAACTAGATGTTGCAGAGGATGTGCTCAAAAAGTCAGCTAAGGAAACGGATCCGCAGCTACCAGAGGAGACCGAGTCTGAAGTTCCAGGGGCCTCAATCAGTGAGACAAGATTAGAGCTACTAGAAGAGACCGAACCAGAAGTTCTGGAGGATTCACTTACAGAGCAATATGAAGAAACAGGTCTAGAACCTCCGGAGCCAACCAAACCTGAATTTCCAAGCGAGAAACCAAGAAAATTGATTGAAGAGGCAGATCTACAGCCGCCAGAGATGACCACACTGAAGAGTCcaaaggaagcccaaagaaagtCGCCTGAGGAGAAAAGGACAGAGCCTCTTGAAGAGACCAAATCagaatttcttgaagaaaaatcaagaaaatcaatTGAGGAAATAGGTCTAGGGCCATCAGGAAAGACCAAACCAGAAGTTCAGGTGGAGACACTGAAAGAATCAACTGTGGAGAAAGTTTTAGAACCACTAGAGGAAACTAAACCATCAGAGCAAAAAGATAAGCAAAGAAAATCAACGGAGGAGACGGGACTAGCACCACCACAGATGTCCAAATCAGAGGAGACTGTAGGAGAGTCAACAGAGGAGAAAGGTCTAGAGCCAAAGTTTCCAAAGATAGAACCAAGAAAATCAAGTGAGGAAACAGATCAAATGCCACCACAGAAGACCAAACCAGAGACTCAAAagaagacacaagcagagaaagATTTAGAGTTACCAGATAAACCAAAACTACCGCTAAGAATAGAGTCATGTACAGAAGTTTCCAAGGAAGATATGCCAAAACCAGTCAGATTTAACCATTCTGTAGACAAGGATGAGCCCTTGTCAGAACACTCTGACTATCAAACAAGAAAGTTCTCAGTAAGTGAAATCAGGAAAGCTAGAAGAGAAACTATGTTCGGGTCGCTCACAATAAGTGAAGCAGGCTCAACAAATACAGATTATGAGCTTTCTAAAGGTTTTAGCGAACTGTTTGAGCTTACTGATACCGGTAGTGAGTTATACTCTTACCTCACAGACTCTCAGAGCGATTTAAGAGATTCTTTTAGTGAAAAAGTTGTAGACTTGGAGAAACAGCTACACAAAGATCAAGAAACCCAGCCAAAAGAAAGCATGCAGCCACAATTTGACTATCTTAAATGGAGCCCAGAGAAAGTTGCAGAGTGGATTAGTGAGCTAGGCTTCCCTCAATACAAG GAGTGTTTTACTACAAACTTCGTCTGTGGCCGAAAGCTCATTCATGTAAACTGCTCAAACCTCCCTCAGATGGGGATAACAGATTTTGAGGACATGAAG attttatttatttattcatga